In Arvicola amphibius chromosome 13, mArvAmp1.2, whole genome shotgun sequence, a genomic segment contains:
- the Mettl3 gene encoding N6-adenosine-methyltransferase catalytic subunit isoform X2, with translation MSDTWSSIQAHKKQLDSLRERLQRRRKQDSGHLDLRNPEAALSPTFRSDSPVPTAPTSGGPKPSTASIVPELATDPELEKKLLHHLSDLALTLPTDAVSIRLAISTPDAPATQDGVESLLQKFAAQELIEVSQEILELLNTTTAKEQSIVEKFRSRGRAQVQEFCDYGTKEECMKATDADRPCRKLHFRRIINKHTDESLGDCSFLNTCFHMDTCKYVHYEIDACVDSEGPGSKEHTPSQELALTQSVGGDSSADRLFPPQWICCDIRYLDVSILGKFAVVMADPPWDIHMELPYGTLTDDEMRRLNIPVLQDDGFLFLWVTGRAMELGRECLNLWGYERVDEIIWVKTNQLQRIIRTGRTGHWLNHGKEHCLVGVKGNPQGFNQGLDCDVIVAEVRSTSHKPDEIYGMIERLSPGTRKIELFGRPHNVQPNWITLGNQLDGIHLLDPDVVARFKQRYPDGIISKPKNL, from the exons atttaAGGAATCCAGAAGCAGCCCTGTCCCCAACCTTCCGTAGTGATAGCCCAGTGCCTACTGCTCCTACCTCTGGTGGCCCTAAGCCCAGCACAGCTTCTATAGTTCCTGAACTAGCTACAGACCCTGAGTTAGAGAAGAAGTTGCTGCACCACCTCTCAGATCTGGCCTTAACGTTGCCCACTGATGCTGTATCCATCCGTCTTGCCATCTCTACG cCAGATGCACCTGCCACTCAAGATGGGGTAGAGAGTCTTCTACAGAAATTTGCAGCTCAGGAGCTGATCGAG GTCAGTCAGGAGATCCTAGAGCTATTAAATACCACAACAGCCAAGGAACAATCCATTGTTGAAAAGTTCCGCTCTCGAGGTCGGGCCCAGGTGCAAGAATTTTGTGATTATGGGACCAAGGAAGAGTGCATGAAAGCCACTGATGCTGACCGGCCTTGTCGCAAGCTGCACTTCAG acGAATTATCAATAAGCACACCGATGAGTCTTTAGGTGACTGCTCTTTCCTTAACACATGTTTCCACATGGATACCTGCAAATATGTTCACTATGAAATTGATGCTTGCGTGGATTCTGAGGGTCCCGGCAGCAAGGAGCATACGCCAAGCCAGGAGCTTGCTCTTACGCAGAGTGTTGGGGGTGACTCCAGCGCAGATCGACTCTTTCCACCTCAG TGGATCTGTTGTGATATCCGCTACCTGGACGTCAGTATCTTGGGCAAATTTGCAGTCGTGATGGCTGACCCACCTTGGGATATTCACATGGAGCTGCCATATGGGACCTTAACAGATGATGAGATGCGCAGGCTCAATATCCCAGTACTGCAGGATGatggctttcttttcctctgggTCACAGGCAG GGCCATGGAATTGGGCAGAGAGTGTCTGAACCTCTGGGG TTATGAACGGGTGGATGAAATCATCTGGGTGAAGACTAACCAACTGCAGCGCATCATTAGGACAGGACGAACAGGTCACTGGTTGAACCACGGAAAGGAACACTGCTTG GTTGGTGTCAAAGGAAATCCCCAAGGCTTCAACCAGGGTCTGGATTGTGATGTGATTGTGGCTGAG gtTCGTTCCACCAGTCATAAACCAGATGAAATATATGGCATGATTGAGAGACTGTCCCCAGGCACCCGCAAGATTGAGTTATTTGGACGACCACACAATGTGCAACCCAACTG GATTACTCTTGGAAACCAACTGGATGGGATACACCTACTAGACCCAGATGTGGTTGCCCGGTTTAAGCAAAGGTATCCGGATGGTATCATCTCTAAGCCTAAGAATTTATAG
- the Mettl3 gene encoding N6-adenosine-methyltransferase catalytic subunit isoform X1, which yields MSDTWSSIQAHKKQLDSLRERLQRRRKQDSGHLDLRNPEAALSPTFRSDSPVPTAPTSGGPKPSTASIVPELATDPELEKKLLHHLSDLALTLPTDAVSIRLAISTPDAPATQDGVESLLQKFAAQELIEVKRGLLQDDAHPTLVTYADHSKLSAMMGAVVDKKGLGEGAGTTAGQKRRAEQDSTAVAAFASSLASGLTSSTSEPVKEPAKKSRKHAASDVDLEIESLLNQQSTKEQQSKKVSQEILELLNTTTAKEQSIVEKFRSRGRAQVQEFCDYGTKEECMKATDADRPCRKLHFRRIINKHTDESLGDCSFLNTCFHMDTCKYVHYEIDACVDSEGPGSKEHTPSQELALTQSVGGDSSADRLFPPQWICCDIRYLDVSILGKFAVVMADPPWDIHMELPYGTLTDDEMRRLNIPVLQDDGFLFLWVTGRAMELGRECLNLWGYERVDEIIWVKTNQLQRIIRTGRTGHWLNHGKEHCLVGVKGNPQGFNQGLDCDVIVAEVRSTSHKPDEIYGMIERLSPGTRKIELFGRPHNVQPNWITLGNQLDGIHLLDPDVVARFKQRYPDGIISKPKNL from the exons atttaAGGAATCCAGAAGCAGCCCTGTCCCCAACCTTCCGTAGTGATAGCCCAGTGCCTACTGCTCCTACCTCTGGTGGCCCTAAGCCCAGCACAGCTTCTATAGTTCCTGAACTAGCTACAGACCCTGAGTTAGAGAAGAAGTTGCTGCACCACCTCTCAGATCTGGCCTTAACGTTGCCCACTGATGCTGTATCCATCCGTCTTGCCATCTCTACG cCAGATGCACCTGCCACTCAAGATGGGGTAGAGAGTCTTCTACAGAAATTTGCAGCTCAGGAGCTGATCGAGGTAAAGCGAGGTCTCCTACAAGATGATGCACATCCCACCCTTGTAACTTACGCTGACCACTCCAAACTCTCTGCCATGATGGGCGCTGTGGTAGACAAGAAAGGCCTTGGAGAGGGAGCAGGGACTACTGCAGGGCAGAAACGGCGTGCAGAACAGGACTCGACTGCAGTGGCTGCCTTTGCCAGCTCCTTAGCATCTGGTTTGACCTCTTCGACATCAGAGCCAGTTAAGGAGCCGGCTAAGAAGTCAAGGAAACACGCTGCCTCGGATGTTGATCTGGAGATAGAAAGTCTTCTGAATCAGCAGTCCACTAAAGAGCAGCAGAGCAAGAAG GTCAGTCAGGAGATCCTAGAGCTATTAAATACCACAACAGCCAAGGAACAATCCATTGTTGAAAAGTTCCGCTCTCGAGGTCGGGCCCAGGTGCAAGAATTTTGTGATTATGGGACCAAGGAAGAGTGCATGAAAGCCACTGATGCTGACCGGCCTTGTCGCAAGCTGCACTTCAG acGAATTATCAATAAGCACACCGATGAGTCTTTAGGTGACTGCTCTTTCCTTAACACATGTTTCCACATGGATACCTGCAAATATGTTCACTATGAAATTGATGCTTGCGTGGATTCTGAGGGTCCCGGCAGCAAGGAGCATACGCCAAGCCAGGAGCTTGCTCTTACGCAGAGTGTTGGGGGTGACTCCAGCGCAGATCGACTCTTTCCACCTCAG TGGATCTGTTGTGATATCCGCTACCTGGACGTCAGTATCTTGGGCAAATTTGCAGTCGTGATGGCTGACCCACCTTGGGATATTCACATGGAGCTGCCATATGGGACCTTAACAGATGATGAGATGCGCAGGCTCAATATCCCAGTACTGCAGGATGatggctttcttttcctctgggTCACAGGCAG GGCCATGGAATTGGGCAGAGAGTGTCTGAACCTCTGGGG TTATGAACGGGTGGATGAAATCATCTGGGTGAAGACTAACCAACTGCAGCGCATCATTAGGACAGGACGAACAGGTCACTGGTTGAACCACGGAAAGGAACACTGCTTG GTTGGTGTCAAAGGAAATCCCCAAGGCTTCAACCAGGGTCTGGATTGTGATGTGATTGTGGCTGAG gtTCGTTCCACCAGTCATAAACCAGATGAAATATATGGCATGATTGAGAGACTGTCCCCAGGCACCCGCAAGATTGAGTTATTTGGACGACCACACAATGTGCAACCCAACTG GATTACTCTTGGAAACCAACTGGATGGGATACACCTACTAGACCCAGATGTGGTTGCCCGGTTTAAGCAAAGGTATCCGGATGGTATCATCTCTAAGCCTAAGAATTTATAG
- the Tox4 gene encoding TOX high mobility group box family member 4, with amino-acid sequence MPSSHQAPGGDSEPAGSSARDLVPSNQRTATRLLEEVTRSEPGWAGESDADAETPLSGAVKMEFPGGNDNYLTITGPSHPFLSGAETFHTPSLGDEEFEIPPISLDSDPSLAVSDVVGHFDDLADPSSSQDGSFAAQYGVQTLDMPVGMTHGLMEQGGGLLSGGLTMDLDHSIGTQYSANPPVTIDVPMTDMTSGLMGHSQLTTIDQSELSSQLGLSLGGSTILPPAQSPEDRLSTTPSPTSSLHEDGVDDFRRQLPSQKTVVVETGKKQKAPKKRKKKDPNEPQKPVSAYALFFRDTQAAIKGQNPNATFGEVSKIVASMWDSLGEEQKQVYKRKTEAAKKEYLKALAAYKDNQECQATMETVELDPVPQSQTPSPPPVTAADPASPAPASTESPALSPCIVVNSTLSSYVANQASSGAGGQPNITKLIITKQMLPSSITMSQGGMVTVIPATVVTSRGLQLGQTSTATIQPSQQAQIVTRSVLQAAAAAAASMQLPPPRLQPPPLQQMPQPPTQQQVTILQQPPPLQAMQQPPPQKVRINLQQQPPPLQSKVVPPPTLKMQTALIPPAVESSPEQPLTCSPEDHTAEATSPETICEMITDVVPEVESPSQMDVELVSGSPVILSPQPRCVRSGCENPPVISKDWDNEYCSNECVVKHCRDVFLAWVASRNPNSVVFVK; translated from the exons ATGCCATCATCCCACCAAGCTCCAGGGGGCGACAGCGAGCCCGCGGGCAGCTCGGCTCGCGATTTGGTTCCGTCCAATCAGCGGACAGCGACGCGCCTCCTTGAGGAAGTGACGCGTTCGGAACCCGGCTGGGCCGGTGAGAGCGATGCGGACGCGGAGACGCCGCTAAGTGGTGCCGTGAAGATGGAG TTTCCCGGAGGAAATGACAATTACCTGACGATCACTGGGCCCTCGCATCCGTTCCTGTCAGGGGCCGAG ACCTTTCATACACCAAGCTTGGGCGATGAGGAATTTGAAATACCACCCATCTCCTTGGACTCGGACCCCTCCCTGGCTGTCTCAGATGTGGTTGGCCACTTTGATGACCTGGCAGACCCGTCTTCCTCACAGGACGGCAGCTTTGCAGCTCAATATGGAGTTCAGACATTGGACATGCCTGTGGGCATGACCCACGGCTTGATGGAGCAGGGCGGGGGGCTCCTAAGTGGGGGCTTGACTATG GACCTGGACCATTCTATAGGAACTCAGTATAGTGCCAACCCACCTGTCACAATTGACGTACCAATGACAGACATGACATCTGGCTTAATGGGACATAGCCAGTTGACCACTATTGATCAGTCAGAGCTGAGTTCTCAACTTGGATTGAGTTTAGGAGGTAGCACCATCTTGCCACCTGCCCAGTCACCTGAGGATCGTCTTTCGACTACTCCATCACCTACCAGTTCACTTCATGAGGACGGTGTTGATGATTTCCGGAGG CAACTTCCGAGTCAGAAGACAGTGGTAGTGGAAACAGGGAAAAAACAAAAGGCtcccaagaagagaaaaaagaaagaccctAATGAGCCTCAGAAGCCAGTCTCCGCATATGCATTATTCTTCCGTGATACTCAGGCTGCCATCAAGGGACAGAACCCCAATGCTACCTTTGGTGAGGTGTCGAAGATTGTGGCTTCCATGTGGGACAGTCTTGGAGAAGAGCAAAAGCAG GTGTATAAGCGGAAAACTGAAGCTGCCAAGAAAGAGTATCTCAAGGCGCTAGCTGCTTATAAAGACAATCAGGAGTGTCAG GCTACTATGGAAACAGTGGAATTAGATCCTGTCCCACAGTCACAGACTCCTTCACCTCCTCCTGTGACTGCTGCTGACCCAGCATCTCCAGCACCAGCCTCAACAGAGTCACCTGCTTTGTCCCCTTGCATTGTAGTTAATTCCACGCTTTCATCTTATGTGGCAAACCAGGCATCCTCAGGGGCCGGAGGTCAGCCCAATATTACCAAATTGATTATTACCAAACAAATGTTGCCTTCTTCTATTACCATGTCTCAGGGAGGAATGGTTACTGTTATCCCAGCCACTGTGGTTACCTCCCGTGGGCTCCAGTTAGGCCAAACAAGTACAGCTACTATTCAGCCCAGCCAGCAGGCCCAGATTGTCACTCGGTCAGTGTTGcaggcagcagctgcagctgctgcttctaTGCAACTGCCTCCACCCCGACTCCAGCCTCCTCCATTGCAACAGATGCCTCAGCCCCCAACTCAACAGCAAGTCACCATTCTGCAGCAACCGCCTCCACTTCAGGCCATGCAACAACCTCCACCTCAGAAAGTTAGAATAAATTTACAACAGCAGCCACCTCCTCTGCAGAGCAAGGTTGTGCCTCCACCCACTCTAAAAATGCAGACTGCCCTGATCCCTCCAGCTGTGGAGAGCAGCCCTGAGCAGCCTCTGACCTGCAGCCCCGAGGACCACACAGCAGAGGCAACCTCTCCTGAGACAATTTGTGAAATGATCACAGATGTAGTTCCTGAG GTGGAGTCCCCTTCTCAGATGGATGTTGAATTGGTGAGTGGATCCCCTGTGATACTGTCCCCTCAGCCTCGATGTGTGAGGTCTGGCTGTGAGAACCCTCCTGTCATCAGTAAGGACTGGGACAACGAGTACTGCAGCAATGAGTGCGTGGTGAAGCACTGCAG gGATGTATTCTTGGCCTGGGTGGCCTCTAGAAATCCAAACTCCGTGGTGTTTGTGAAGtag